Below is a genomic region from Persicimonas caeni.
CAAAAACAGAAGCGAGCAAACCAAACACCCCGAAGAACTTGAGCATGGAGAAGAAGACGATGACGATCAGCAGTCGCCTCACCCACGTGGCCGCGTTTTCGCTCTCCACGGCGAATTTGGCCGCGGCCCAGGCGCCCAGGCTCTGACCGACGGCCATCATTGCGCCATAGACCCAGTTGACCTGGTCATTGAGCACGAACACCAGCAACGCACCGGTGGTAAAGATGGCCGCGATCAACAACTTGATCGCCGTCGCCTCGACCACGTTATAGCCCACACCGAGCACCAACGCGGCGAGCAAGAGCACGCCGACGCCGGCCTGGATAAACCCGCCGTAGGCGCCGATCACGAAGAACAACGCCAACAACCACCACTTGGGCCGCCCCTCGGGTAATTCGGACTGCTCGCGGAGCCAACGCTTCGGGTTGACCAAGATCACCAAGAGCATCGACGCCATGACCACGCCGATGGCCGTCTCCATGCCCTCCGGGCTCATGCTCGCGGCGATTGCCGCGCCTACCAACGAACCTAAGACCGTGGGCACAATCAGCCAGAGGCTGCCCTCGGTGCGCAGCTTACCGCCGCGACGAAGGGTCTCTAAGCCCACAAAGCATTGGAGAATGACGCCGACGCGGTTGGTGCCGTTGGCGACGGTGGCGGGGAGGCCCAGAAACACCAGAAGCGGCAACGTGACGAGCGAGCCGCTTCCAGCGAGGGTGTTGATGACGCCAGCAAGCCCGCTGCCGACGAACACCAACAAGTAGATATACCAAGCTTCATCCATAGCGGACGTGCAGGTCTAACAAATCATTTCTTGGCGGCTTTGCGTTTGCCGTGGTGAAGGATGTTCTTGCGTACCCGGATCGACTCGGGAGTGATCTCGACATACTCGTCGGGCGCGATGAACTCGATGGCCTTCTCCAGAGAAAATCGCTTCGGCGGCGTCAAGATCAAGGCATCGTCACTGCCCGAGGCGCGCACGTTGGTCAGCTTCTTGCCCTTGCAGGGGTTGACCACCAGCTCGTTCTCGCGGCTGTTCTCGCCGATCACCTGCCCGCCGTAGACATCTTCGCCGGGGCCGACGAAGAGCACGCCGCGCTCCTGCAGGTTGTACAGCGAGTAGGCGGTCGTCTCGCCCTTCTCCAGCACCACGAGGGGGCCGCCGCGATAGCGCTCGATGTCGCCGCGGTACGGGCCGTACTCGTGGAAGTTGGTGTGCATGATGCCGGTACCGCGCGTGTCGGTCAGAAACTCCGAGCGGTAGCCGATGAGGCCACGGGCGGGCACCAGAAACTCGATGCGCTGCGATCCGTCGTTGTTCTGGGTCATGTGGGTCATCTCGCCCTTTCGCTCCTGGAGCTTGCGGATGACCGTGCCGGCGTAGTCGGCCTCGACCTCGATGACGACCTTCTCGATGGGCTCGAGCTTGTTGCCGTTTTCGTCGGTGCGAATGATGACCTCGGGCTGCGAGACTTGCAGCTCGTAGCCCTCGCGGCGCATCTGCTCGAGCAGGACCGACAGGTGGAGCTCACCGCGCCCCGACACCTTGAAGGCCTCCGGGCGGTCGGTGTCCTCGACGCGAAGCGCCACGTTGTGCTCGAGCTCGCGGTCGAGGCGCTCGCGGATCTGACGGCTGGTCAGGTACTTGCCCTCGAGGCCGGCGAACGGGCTGTCGTTGACCATGAAGATCATCGACAGGGTCGGCTCGTCGATCTCGATCATGTCCATCGGCTCGATGTGATCGGGGTCGCAGATCGTCTCACCGGGAAGGATCGCCTCCATGCCGGTCACGGCACAGATCTCACCGGCGCCGATCTCGTCGCGCTCGACCTTCTCGAGGCCTTTGAAGCCGTACAACTTGGTGATGCGCGCCTTGCTCGTCGAACCGTCGCGGCGTGCGATGACGACATTGTCGCCGACTCGCATCTTGCCCGAGAAGACGCGGCCGATGGCCACGCGTCCCAGATAGTCGTCGTAGTTGAGCGTGGCGACCTGCATCTGAAGCGGCCCCTCGGGGTTATCCTTGGGCGGCGCGATATGCTCCAAGATCGCCTCGAAGAGCGGCTCGAGGTCCTTTTGCTCTTCGCCAAGCTCGTGCATCGCAAAGCCGTTGAGGCCCGAGGCGTACACGATCGGAAAGTCGAGCTGCTCGTCGTTGGCCTCCAGATCGACGAACAGGTCGAAGACCATGTCCAAGACCTCGTCGGGGCGCGCGGTGGGCCGGTCGATCTTGTTGATCACCACGATCGGCTTGTGGCCGAGCTGCAGCGACTTTTTGAGCACGAACTTCGTCTGGGGCATCGGGCCTTCGAAGGCGTCGACCAGAAGGAGCACCGAATCGACCATCTTCAAGACACGCTCGACCTCGCCGCCAAAGTCGGCGTGGCCGGGCGTATCGATGATGTTGATCGTGGTGTCTCCGTGCTCGATGGCGGTGCACTTGGCCAAAATCGTGATGCCGCGCTCGCGCTCGAGCTGGTTGGTGTCCATGGCACGCTCGGCCAACTCACGGTGAGCGGCCACCGTGCCGGACTGCTTGAGCATCTCGTCGATAAGCGTCGTCTTGCCGTGGTCGACGTGCGCCACGATCGCGATATTTCGAATGTCTTTCATGGGTTTACTACAGGGGGTCTCGGGGTTTGGGGTCTCGGGGTCTAGGTACAGCACCCCAGACGCCGCCCCGGGTTATGCGAGGATATGGCGGCAAGTCAACCGTGATGTGCAGGAGATTATTCGGAAAGGGTAAAAAAAATGCCCTCGAGAATCGGGGCACCTTCCCCCGATCACCCCACCGACAGGTTCAGCTCGTTGCGCAGCGTGCGATAGCGGTCGCTCACGGCGTACTCGGCGAGCGCCTTCATGCGCTCGTCGACCGAGCGCAGGCTGAGCGTTTGCGGTTCGTTTTGCAGGTAGTCTTGGGCGACCTTCAGATCATCGCAGTAGATGAAGCCGACGCGATTGGCGGTATCTTCGACCGACTCGAGCCAAGTACCCAGGTCGATATTGCCGTCGTTGGCCATCACCTTGCCGACCGCATGCTGCAATCGTCCGAGGTCATCGCCCTTGATATTCTTGCGCAGGTCTTTGAAGGCGCGCTCGGAGTGGTCGTCGCGGTCGAACTCGAGCTCCGGTTGGACCAGCGAGGCGGCCAGCAAGAAGAACGCCTGCAGATCCGACAGCGGACGAATCGCGGCCAGATAGAACGGGGCGAGGAACAAGAAGAGCTGCTTGCCCACAATAAACGCGATATGTTTTTCGCGCCCACTCCCCAGTAGCTCATCGCCGACAATCATCCCCTCGGGCACCAGCGCGCCGTTGATGAGGCCGCGCTGGTCGCTCTTGCGCCACAACTCCGGCAGGCGATCGTAGCCCAGTGATGCACCGATCTGCTTGTAGAGGTTGTTGAACGCGAGTTGCTCTTTAAACTTCACTCGATCTCGGCGACCGAGCCCGTACTTGCGACGACTCTCGCCGACCCACTGCACCAGCGCCGGCTTGATGGTGCCGAACACCCGCGAGACGTCGTTCTGCATCTTCGTGCTGAACACGAAACGCTTGAGCAGGTCCATGGTCAGCGGCCGCTTGGGCACCTTGACCATCGGCGACTCGAGCTTGTTGACGAAGCCACGGGCTTTGTCCCCGAGGCTCCCGCCCAAAAAGTCGTAGGTGCGCAGGTAGATGAACGCCGGATCGATCTCTTTTCGGCGCAGGTGGACGCGACCGATGCGATCGAGGGTGTCGATGCGTGACGGATCGAGGCGGCGAATGGCGTGCAGGTGCTCGAGCGCGAGGTCGCTATGCTCCGGCTTTTTCTCGGCGAGTTCGGCGACCTGCTCGTGCAGCTCGATTTGCTCGGGCAACAACTCGGAGGCCTGCGCGTAAGACATCAACGCCTCGTCTTCACGCTCGAGGTGGTTGATGTAGAGGTCGCCGAGCTTCTGCCACAATACCGTCAGCAGCTTGGCGTCGGGCTCGTCGAGGTCCTGGTTGGCTGCAATGAGCTGCAGGTAGGCAGCCTCCAGACCTTCCCAATCTTTGGCGTCGACCAGAAGTGAGGTGACCTCTTTGAAAGCGTCGAGGCGCGTGGGATCGAGATCGAGCGCCTTTCGAAAGCCGGCGAGTGCCTTCTCGGGCTCCCACAGCTCCTGACGGGCGACCTTGCTCGACTCGATGAGCCAATTGGCCTTCTCCTGGTCCTCCTCGGCGAGGCGGTGCAGCGTGAAGTAGGCACGGCTCAGACGTCGCCAGTCGCCGAGTTGACGCGCCACGCTGGCGATCGACTCGAGCGCGCGCTTGTTCTCGGGGTCCTCGGCGAGCGCCTCTTCGTAGGTGTCGAGCGCGCGCCACGGGTCGTTGAACTTCTCTTTCCAATCGTCGCCCATCGCCACGAGCGCCATCGAGCGCGCGCGTGCGTTGTCGAGCGACTTGATGAGCTTGCGGCGTACTTCGATGACATCGGCCGGCTCGCCGACGGTGCCGACCACTCGCAAGAGCCCGGTGAGCGCGAGTTGGTCGTCCTGAGCCTGCTGCAGCGCCTTCTCGTAGGCGTGACGCGCCTTTTCAGCCTCATCGCTGCTCTCGTAATGCGCGCCGAGCTTACGGTACGCCCAGCCAAGTTTGGCGGCGTCGAGCGCTTGTTTGTGATGAACCAGCATCGAGCGCAGCACCTCGGCGGCGCGCGCCTCTTTGTCGAGAGCGAGCAAGACCTCGGCATAAGCCTCGATCACCTCGAGATTGCGCGGGTCGAATTCGTAGGCATTCTCGTAAGCCTCGACGGCCTCGGCTTCTCGATCGAAGGCACGGTGCAGGTCGCCCAACTGGCGGTACATCCAGATATTCTCGTCGAGGTAACGCGAGGAGTCGGGATGCTTTGCAGCCTCCTCGAGCATCTTCGTCGCAGCGTCGAACTCGCCCGCCTCTAGCTGGGCGGCGACGTCGGCCTTGAAGCGCTGGAAGTCTTCCAGGGCTGGGGTGGGCGTAGCAGTCGATTCAGCAGCGTCGTTGACCTGGTCGATGTCCGACATCGTCTCCGTCCGGGAGCGGGAAGCAGTCACTTGGCGACTAACTCGATGATTTTAGAGGAACGGGCACTCACGTCAACGGTCCGGCGCGCGCGAACCTCGCCAGATTGCTTCAAAACCAGCCGGCGACGCCCCGTGCGCAACCGCAGCGTGTGGCGCGTTCCTCCGCCAATCTTGCGCCCGTCGACGTACAACGTGCCCCATGGGATCACACGCACCTCCACCGAGCCGTAGCTCGGCTTGGTGTCGGGAACCTCGACCTCCTCTTTGGCCGCGGGTTCGTCCGCCGGGGCCGGCTTATCTGCCTGAGAGTCATGGGGAAGATCAGCTGGATTGTCTGGCTTTGCGGGTGCTTTCTCACCGCCCTCGTCGTCGACCGGTGCGGATTCGCCAACCTCAGCCTTCGCCGCTTCTGAGGGCTGCGGCTGCGCGTTGTCGGCCTCGGCCGGCGCTGCCTCCTCCGTCTCCTCCATCTCCTGAGCCGCGGCCTGCTCGGCCTCCAACGGCCGAGCCGGCGATGTCGAGACGAGTGTCGACTCTGCGGACGTCTCGACGCTTCGCGCCGGCGCCGAACCCGCCGCCCCCTCGTGCGACACGAGCACCCACACACCGAGACCACTCAGCACGAGGACCGCCGCGACCGCCGCCCACCACACCGGTGAGAGTTGCCTGGAGACCTCCCTCCCCTTCGAGGAAGCAGACTCGGGCACGGCCTCCTCGGTCGTCTCGCCTCGCTTTTTGGCAAGCTCGGCGGTCGTCCCGTTTCCGTGGGCGTCGAGTTCCGGCCGGGCCGGATTCGGCACGGCCATCGTCGCCATCGTCTTCTCGGCAGGGTCGTCGTCGAACTCGAGTGACGTCGAAGTGATGCCCTCGGCTTGCACGGCCTCATTCCCCGGCTCGGCCTGATTCCCCGGCTCGACCGGCGCGTGCGCCGCCACCTCGTCGAGGGGGCTTTCATAGAGATCGGCGTCCGGTGCCTGAGTCAGCTCGACGTAATCGTCGATGACACCGTCTACCGCAGGGCTCTCGCCCGACGCATCGGGCTGTCTGCCCAGCGCACTGGGTGACGAGCTTACAGGCAATCGTGCAGTGCGCGCGAGCGCCTCGGCGAACTCGGCCACCGAGTCAAACCGGTCGTTGGGGTCCTTTGCGAGAGCCTTGAGCAAGACTTGCTCGAACTCGTCGCCGATGGGCAAGCCGGGGTGAAAATTGCGAACTGGCTCGGGCCTCTCGGCGATTTGGCGCCCGGCGATCTCCATGGCGGTGCCCTCTTCGAAGGGCGTGCGGCCAGTGAGCATCTGATACGCCGAAATCGCCAGCCCGTACATGTCGGTGCGCCCGTCGATGCCCCGGTCGCGAATCTGCTCGGGGGCCATGTATTTGGGCGTACCGATGACGGTGCCGGTGCGCGTCATCTCGCTGACGGTCAATATGCCTGCGCGCACCACCTTGGCGATGCCGAAATCGATCACTTTGACGAACGAAGAGTCGCCACCGCGCTCGATGATCATGATGTTGTGCGGCTTGATGTCGCGGTGGACCAGCCCGATCGCGTGGGCCTCCTGCAGGCTCTGGGCGGCCTGCTCGATAATATGGACGGTGCGCTCGACGCCCAGGGTGCCCTGCTCGCGAATCAGGCTGCGCAGGTCGGTCCCATCGAGCAACTCCATCGCCAAAAAGAGGAGCCCGAGTTCCTCGTCGCGACCAAAATCATACAAGATAACGCTGTTCGGGTGGGTCAGACGCGAGGTCGTCTTGGCTTCGGTACGGAACCTGGTGACGGTCGCTTCGTCCTCACAAAGGTGTGGAAAGAGCACTTTGACGGCGCACTTGCGCCCAACGGACAGTTGTGTTGCCTCGAATACTGCTCCGTAGCCACCTTGGCCAAGGCGCTTGTCGAGCCGAAATCGTCCACACAGGGTCTTTCCCTGCAACTCTTCCATCTTCACGGCGCACCGCCTCGCGTTCTGGGCGTCCCCCGCACGACACATACAACGCAACCGTGCCACGGCAGCGTCGGGACAGTCAGCTTGGTATTGTTTCTTTGTTACGACGTACTTCGATCAATAACACGTTCGACCGCTCAGCGGAAGGGTGCGGCGGATGGGCGGGTCACTCGGCGCGAGCTGGCTGGTGCTCGTCGTCGCCGGCGTAGGTGAGGATGACCGACCAGCGACCGATCGTCACGCTGTCGGGGATGGAGAGTTGGCCCTGGAAGCGGCCGCCGGTGTCGGTGCGCAGCGTGCCTAGCTCGATCGTCGCTTGTTCGGACTTCGAACCGGGCGGCGCCAACATGACTCTGACCTCACGCTTCGCCAGCGGCTGGCCCTGCTGGGTGAACAAGCTTCCGGTCAAGCCCAGCGCGTTCCCCCGAAAGACCTCGGAGGTATCGGCCTCGACGTCGATAATCACCTTGGCGCGCCTGTCTTGCTCTTCGTGCCTCTCGGAGGCCTGCGACGCATCCGATTCGGCCTCCTCGAGATGGGGAGCCGCGCCCTCCATGGCATGCTGCTTGGCCGCATCTGCCATTTCGGCCATCTCGCCGCCAGGAGTCGTCGGACCGTCGCCCGGGGTGGAGGCCTCGCCCGCGGAGTCCGCGCCTGAGGCGTCCGACGAGTTCGATTCGGCGCCCTCCTGCTCGGCCTCGCCGACCTCACCGCCCCGCTCGCGCATGCGGTCGAGCTCGTTTTGGTAATTGGGCGGCTGGGGCAAGTTGTCTTGGCCGGCGTCGTGCACGGTTCCGCCGGCCTGGCTGCTGTAGTTGAGCTCGTTGGCCGCCCCGCCCAGATCGATGCGCCTCCAGCCCGTCTTCGGCCAGTAGACCTCTACGAAGGCATGCGCCTCGTTGTAGATGTAGCGCGTCGAGATGCCCAGGGCGCGCGCCGATATCAAAAACGCCAGGCTTCGGTGCCGACACACGCCGACCTGCTCTCGACTGAGCGAGGCGTACAGGTCCTTACCACGCAATTTGTCGGGAAATTTGCGCCCCTCGAAGTTGCGATAGTACTCGACCAGCCCTGTGAGAGCGTCTTTGGGCCGCATCTGCCTGGAGATGCCCAGCGAGTCGAGCACATTGGCGGCGACCGTGTTCACCGACGACGGGAGCGCCGGCGTCCTGTTGGCTTCACTTTGAGACCGGCTCAGATCACTCCAGTCGATGTCACCGAAGCTCCCGTTGAAGTACGCCTTGGGCACGGCGAGCTTGATGTTCAGCCGAAGAAGCCCCGCCTTTTGAGGCACCACATAGAAGTTGTGGGCCCGGTCGCGCTCGAAGCGCAC
It encodes:
- a CDS encoding sulfite exporter TauE/SafE family protein, whose translation is MDEAWYIYLLVFVGSGLAGVINTLAGSGSLVTLPLLVFLGLPATVANGTNRVGVILQCFVGLETLRRGGKLRTEGSLWLIVPTVLGSLVGAAIAASMSPEGMETAIGVVMASMLLVILVNPKRWLREQSELPEGRPKWWLLALFFVIGAYGGFIQAGVGVLLLAALVLGVGYNVVEATAIKLLIAAIFTTGALLVFVLNDQVNWVYGAMMAVGQSLGAWAAAKFAVESENAATWVRRLLIVIVFFSMLKFFGVFGLLASVFG
- the typA gene encoding translational GTPase TypA, translated to MKDIRNIAIVAHVDHGKTTLIDEMLKQSGTVAAHRELAERAMDTNQLERERGITILAKCTAIEHGDTTINIIDTPGHADFGGEVERVLKMVDSVLLLVDAFEGPMPQTKFVLKKSLQLGHKPIVVINKIDRPTARPDEVLDMVFDLFVDLEANDEQLDFPIVYASGLNGFAMHELGEEQKDLEPLFEAILEHIAPPKDNPEGPLQMQVATLNYDDYLGRVAIGRVFSGKMRVGDNVVIARRDGSTSKARITKLYGFKGLEKVERDEIGAGEICAVTGMEAILPGETICDPDHIEPMDMIEIDEPTLSMIFMVNDSPFAGLEGKYLTSRQIRERLDRELEHNVALRVEDTDRPEAFKVSGRGELHLSVLLEQMRREGYELQVSQPEVIIRTDENGNKLEPIEKVVIEVEADYAGTVIRKLQERKGEMTHMTQNNDGSQRIEFLVPARGLIGYRSEFLTDTRGTGIMHTNFHEYGPYRGDIERYRGGPLVVLEKGETTAYSLYNLQERGVLFVGPGEDVYGGQVIGENSRENELVVNPCKGKKLTNVRASGSDDALILTPPKRFSLEKAIEFIAPDEYVEITPESIRVRKNILHHGKRKAAKK
- a CDS encoding tetratricopeptide repeat protein, yielding MSDIDQVNDAAESTATPTPALEDFQRFKADVAAQLEAGEFDAATKMLEEAAKHPDSSRYLDENIWMYRQLGDLHRAFDREAEAVEAYENAYEFDPRNLEVIEAYAEVLLALDKEARAAEVLRSMLVHHKQALDAAKLGWAYRKLGAHYESSDEAEKARHAYEKALQQAQDDQLALTGLLRVVGTVGEPADVIEVRRKLIKSLDNARARSMALVAMGDDWKEKFNDPWRALDTYEEALAEDPENKRALESIASVARQLGDWRRLSRAYFTLHRLAEEDQEKANWLIESSKVARQELWEPEKALAGFRKALDLDPTRLDAFKEVTSLLVDAKDWEGLEAAYLQLIAANQDLDEPDAKLLTVLWQKLGDLYINHLEREDEALMSYAQASELLPEQIELHEQVAELAEKKPEHSDLALEHLHAIRRLDPSRIDTLDRIGRVHLRRKEIDPAFIYLRTYDFLGGSLGDKARGFVNKLESPMVKVPKRPLTMDLLKRFVFSTKMQNDVSRVFGTIKPALVQWVGESRRKYGLGRRDRVKFKEQLAFNNLYKQIGASLGYDRLPELWRKSDQRGLINGALVPEGMIVGDELLGSGREKHIAFIVGKQLFLFLAPFYLAAIRPLSDLQAFFLLAASLVQPELEFDRDDHSERAFKDLRKNIKGDDLGRLQHAVGKVMANDGNIDLGTWLESVEDTANRVGFIYCDDLKVAQDYLQNEPQTLSLRSVDERMKALAEYAVSDRYRTLRNELNLSVG
- a CDS encoding serine/threonine-protein kinase; translated protein: MEELQGKTLCGRFRLDKRLGQGGYGAVFEATQLSVGRKCAVKVLFPHLCEDEATVTRFRTEAKTTSRLTHPNSVILYDFGRDEELGLLFLAMELLDGTDLRSLIREQGTLGVERTVHIIEQAAQSLQEAHAIGLVHRDIKPHNIMIIERGGDSSFVKVIDFGIAKVVRAGILTVSEMTRTGTVIGTPKYMAPEQIRDRGIDGRTDMYGLAISAYQMLTGRTPFEEGTAMEIAGRQIAERPEPVRNFHPGLPIGDEFEQVLLKALAKDPNDRFDSVAEFAEALARTARLPVSSSPSALGRQPDASGESPAVDGVIDDYVELTQAPDADLYESPLDEVAAHAPVEPGNQAEPGNEAVQAEGITSTSLEFDDDPAEKTMATMAVPNPARPELDAHGNGTTAELAKKRGETTEEAVPESASSKGREVSRQLSPVWWAAVAAVLVLSGLGVWVLVSHEGAAGSAPARSVETSAESTLVSTSPARPLEAEQAAAQEMEETEEAAPAEADNAQPQPSEAAKAEVGESAPVDDEGGEKAPAKPDNPADLPHDSQADKPAPADEPAAKEEVEVPDTKPSYGSVEVRVIPWGTLYVDGRKIGGGTRHTLRLRTGRRRLVLKQSGEVRARRTVDVSARSSKIIELVAK
- a CDS encoding transglutaminase domain-containing protein gives rise to the protein MLGRRIAKMTGAAAIILTATAVWAQSNEDVVLHEYFNPWDVDVSTASSAASGSPSTAKPPSGQPARAPGEPPGLSVNPGEDEVIFGADGPVDPGITSTPYGPLDPRQQSSKLDDRTDRVDQLDYYANFEPSVVPYKRVVVQNKVQYNAGDYLLALDEGRYRRVAVEGGGPRAGEETFWGSFLVRAKKGERHPLPSVAPSQRILEVQAEPDTSVRFERDRAHNFYVVPQKAGLLRLNIKLAVPKAYFNGSFGDIDWSDLSRSQSEANRTPALPSSVNTVAANVLDSLGISRQMRPKDALTGLVEYYRNFEGRKFPDKLRGKDLYASLSREQVGVCRHRSLAFLISARALGISTRYIYNEAHAFVEVYWPKTGWRRIDLGGAANELNYSSQAGGTVHDAGQDNLPQPPNYQNELDRMRERGGEVGEAEQEGAESNSSDASGADSAGEASTPGDGPTTPGGEMAEMADAAKQHAMEGAAPHLEEAESDASQASERHEEQDRRAKVIIDVEADTSEVFRGNALGLTGSLFTQQGQPLAKREVRVMLAPPGSKSEQATIELGTLRTDTGGRFQGQLSIPDSVTIGRWSVILTYAGDDEHQPARAE